The segment CCGTGAATTATGGTTAATGTGaatattaactcattaattatatttaattattaatgatGGGctaaagaaagtgaagaaaatcaAAACTGGGATGGAGAATCAACCCACTCCATGTGTGAGAGTACCCATCATTCAGGATAGACAGGGTCATTGTAAGGCATTGCTTGACCCTGATATTTGGCAGTTGGAGGCAAAGAGGTGGTGCCTAGGGCCCTAGGAAATTGTGCAAACCAGTGAACAGCTTTAATCCTTGGGGTGAGGGTGCTGTCTCTGGGAAACCAAGTTCACAGGCGCCtggagtgtttgtgtgtgtgtagtgggatGTTTTATAAAACTGCCCACTGGAGAATCACTGCCCTTTAGCCCCTGTTACTGATGGAAATGCGTCCTTTCCTTTGGGGGAGGAGAGCACAAAATAATGTTGAAGCCCACTGGGTCCCTtctagagtcttttttttttttttttttcaaccagcAATTAAACCTGCAGTATCAATCAATTGCATGTTGGGTATAGTCACCCAACAATCGTTTATCTGTGACCTGCTTCCATATATTTACTATTCTGTTTCAGGCAGGGTGGTGAATATCAGCAGTTTAGAGGGCTCCAAAGCTCTTGAAAATTGCAGCCCAGATCTACAGAAGAAGTTCCGATGCGAGACGCTCACAGAAGGGGACCTGGTGGACCTCATGAAAAAGTTTGTGGAGGATGCAAACAACGAAGTGCACGAGAGGGAAGGCTGGCCCAACTCGGCTTATGGGGTGTCCAAGCTGGGGGTCACGGTCTTATCAAGGATCTTGGCCCGGCGTCTGGATGAGAAGAGAAAAGCCGACAGGATTCTGCTGAACGCTTGCTGCCCGGGGTGGGTAAAAACGGACCTGGGTGGGCCTTGCGGCCCCAGGACTGTGGAGGAGGGAGCTGAGACCCCTGTCTACTTGGCCCTCCTGCCTCCAGATGCTACCGAGCCTCATGGCCAACTGGTCCATGACAAAGTCGTCCAAAACTGGTGAATGTCTGCTTTGGTGCTTAATGCTTAATAAACGTTTGtggagtgaatgagtgaattctGGTGGTATAGTCGGCTTCATTTTCTGTCGACTAGAATCTCCCTGTGAGAAAGCGGGTCTCGTCTAGAATCGGGCCGAGAGATTTTACTGTGCCCAGACTCTAACCTGAGACGGAGAAGAACCTGGTCCAGTGGTTCTCCAGTGTCAGAGGGCATCACAATTACCTGGAGGGCATGTTAAAACATTGCTCAGAACTGGGGCGCAAAGATGTGCACTTCTGACAAGTTCCTGGGTGCTGCTGGTGTTGGTCGAACGAGAGCCCTCAGGGCTACGGAGCGGGCTGCAGCCGTGTTCCAGCAATCCCATGCTGTTTCCAGGTTGTTGACTCTTCGAGGATGTGATTCCTCCTCCATTTCTATTGTTCTGCAATTCTGCTTTGTACCACATTCTGTTTCATTATATTTGGGCACATTTGAACGGGTTCTTATGAAGCAGTATGGCTTGAAGGACTCAGGAGGaatgtccttttttttcactGGGATACGATTTCTTCCATACTGGGTTTTTCACTTGGGGTTTTGCATTCTGTGTTCCCAGAATGTTTGCAAAGTTGCCCTGCCCCTTCTTTCGAATTGTCCCAGCATAGGCAACTTTGTGCAGACCATCTCTGCTCTCGCAGAGGCAGATGTCTTCTCCCTGACCTGTTCCTGCTCCCCTACAGCCCAGGGTGATTCTTGAGCCTTCCTGGGCCTTTTGTAGTCTCTCCGACAACCAACTCCACGCTCACTGCTTCCAAATGGGACTGGCTTTGTAATCAGCCCCCTTGGTTCTGGTTATACCCTGTAGAAGAGggacttggagactgaagaatcTTACGAAACAGACGTACACTTGTGAGGCAAGTTTGCTAGGGCGTCAAGACCTCAGAAGGAATGGCTagtcaaacaacagaaatgcaacAGGTGCGAGATGGACaaatgacaaaggaaagaaaccacaAATTTACCAAGTTTATGATGGGTTGTTCACGGTGAGATACAGCAATGTTGTCACCTGATCATGACCACAAAGGTCACATCATATCACCTGACAACAGCACTGCAGAAATAAGATGATGCTGGCTTCCATTTGATAATAAGTACAGAATGGGAGTACTCAAGATTTCCCTCATTTGGCGGACCAGGACTACTCAGGTAACCCTGTTACGTCTGGTCTGTCACAGCGTGCAAAGTGTTTCTTCGTCTTGACTCTCCAACGTAACGACGGCAGCATGGCAAAGTGTCGTGTAGCTCCTGACAACCCACACCTCACTTCTTCATCCACTTTGGGTGGAGGACATCTGAATCCCACCCAGATTACATCTCACTTCCTTTAGCCATCTCTATATTGCCTGATTAAACCCAGCTTGCTCTTACATTCATCTCAGACCGTAGCTCCTAGGACATTTTTAATGCCTTCTTGTCTGGCTCTAAAAACATTTTGATGGTTTTCAATATGTTGCCTCAATAGCTTTCATACTCTGGTCTCCCTCTGCAGCCAGCCTCCAGAACGCTGCCAATGGCAGGCAAGAGGTCTGGGACCATGGAGCACTTTTAGGTTCTGCCTAATGGGGTCACAGACAGGAAATGCACAAGTAAACAggccatttccttttatttcttctcccttttttctctctagcCAATCACCTTGACATCTTGGGatcagtgtgtagcctgcttaaaAGACCCTTGGTGGTAAACTGCTGACCAGAATGGTGTGTCTCATTTTTTTATGGAAAGGTCATAGGGGACGATTATTGGATGGTCTGCCCAGCACCCTCCCCCGCTGCTTCCTCTGTTTGCAGCTGCAACAGCCACAAAGTGACTTTGCCCTGCTAGCCTCTGTTGACTGTTCCAGCTGTAAGCCTGTCTTCTAAAGAGGAGGAGCAGGTGGACT is part of the Prionailurus viverrinus isolate Anna chromosome C2, UM_Priviv_1.0, whole genome shotgun sequence genome and harbors:
- the CBR3 gene encoding carbonyl reductase [NADPH] 3 is translated as MSSCSRVALVTGANKGIGFAIARDLCRQFSGDVVLTARDAARGRAAVQQLQAEGLSPRFHLLDIDDLQSIRALRDFLRKEYGGLNVLVNNAGIAFQPDDPTPFDIRAEITLKTNFFATRNVCIELLPIIKPHGRVVNISSLEGSKALENCSPDLQKKFRCETLTEGDLVDLMKKFVEDANNEVHEREGWPNSAYGVSKLGVTVLSRILARRLDEKRKADRILLNACCPGWVKTDLGGPCGPRTVEEGAETPVYLALLPPDATEPHGQLVHDKVVQNW